One segment of Cololabis saira isolate AMF1-May2022 chromosome 9, fColSai1.1, whole genome shotgun sequence DNA contains the following:
- the LOC133451512 gene encoding UDP-glucuronosyltransferase 2B31-like codes for MYQPALVTFAVLLCSPALVDGGKVLVFPLDGSHWINMKVIIEELHARGHEITVLRPSDSWYIKPDSLHYKAITINSSAGFDKENFGSYVMKTLNLRRQGASFWTRMSLEIDVMKNFYRMNKQVVEMVEEMFEDAKLMQSLRDAKFDLVLTDPAIGGGVLLGHRLGLPLVFNVRWTVQGEGHQAIAPSPLSYVPIPGSELTDKMTFTQRVKNVIYYLFTRIQIWYVTEPNYKPFVHRHFGSDVHYMELFQAADIWLMRNDFTFEFPRPTMPNVVYMSGFQCRASKPLPKDLEDFVQSSGEHGVIVMTLGTLVEKLPEDIAEEIAAAFAQLPQKVIWRHKGKKPSTLGKNTLIMDWLPQNDLLGHPKTRVFVAHGGTNGMQEAIYHGVPLVGLPLMFDQHDNFFRMEARGVAKVLDIAAVNKDVFLEALKEVLHQPSYREKMKELSSLHRDQPMHPLDRAVFWIEFVMRHKGAAHLRTESYKMSTIQYYSIDVLAFLLAVILLTFTVVISAVKFLFRKIIYGSKVKKE; via the coding sequence ATGTACCAACCAGCCCTGGTGACATTTGCTGTGCTGCTCTGCTCGCCAGCCCTGGTAGATGGAGGGAAGGTCCTGGTGTTCCCTCTAGATGGAAGCCACTGGATCAACATGAAGGTCATCATTGAGGAGCTTCACGCCAGAGGTCATGAGATCACGGTTCTGCGGCCATCGGATTCCTGGTACATCAAGCCCGACTCTCTTCACTATAAAGCCATCACCATCAACAGCTCTGCTGGATTTGATAAGGAAAACTTTGGGTCATACGTGATGAAGACATTAAACCTGCGACGCCAGGGTGCCTCGTTTTGGACCCGCATGTCTCTGGAGATTGATGTCATGAAAAACTTCTATCGGATGAACAAGCAGGTGGTTGAGATGGTGGAAGAGATGTTTGAAGATGCCAAACTGATGCAGAGCCTTCGTGATGCCAAATTTGATTTAGTTCTAACGGACCCTGCAATTGGTGGGGGTGTGCTTCTGGGTCACCGTCTGGGTCTTCCACTTGTCTTTAACGTCAGATGGACTGTTCAGGGGGAGGGGCATCAAGCGATTGCTCCTTCCCCACTCTCTTATGTCCCCATACCAGGTTCAGAGCTGACTGATAAGATGACCTTCACCCAGCGGGTCAAGAATGTGATCTACTACTTATTCACACGTATACAGATCTGGTACGTTACAGAACCCAACTACAAACCGTTCGTCCATCGTCACTTCGGCAGTGACGTGCATTACATGGAGCTGTTTCAGGCTGCAGACATCTGGCTGATGAGAAACGATTTCACCTTTGAGTTCCCAAGACCCACAATGCCAAATGTCGTCTACATGTCGGGATTTCAATGCCGAGCGTCCAAGCCTCTGCCCAAAGATCTTGAGGACTTCGTACAGAGTTCTGGTGAACATGGCGTCATTGTCATGACCTTGGGGACTCTGGTGGAGAAACTTCCTGAAGACATTGCTGAGGAAATTGCTGCTGCTTTTGCTCAACTCCCCCAGAAGGTGATCTGGAGGCACAAAGGCAAGAAACCCTCCACTCTTGGCAAAAACACTTTAATCATGGACTGGTTACCCCAAAATGACCTCCTGGGTCACCCCAAGACCAGAGTTTTTGTTGCCCATGGAGGCACCAATGGGATGCAGGAGGCCATCTACCACGGTGTGCCCTTAGTGGGCCTGCCCTTAATGTTTGACCAGCATGACAACTTCTTCAGGATGGAAGCAAGAGGGGTGGCCAAAGTCCTGGACATTGCAGCTGTGAACAAAGACGTCTTCCTGGAGGCGTTGAAAGAGGTTCTCCATCAACCATCCTACAGGGAGAAGATGAAGGAACTGTCCAGCCTGCACAGAGACCAGCCCATGCATCCGCTGGACCGAGCTGTGTTCTGGATCGAGTTTGTCATGAGACACAAAGGAGCAGCGCACCTGAGGACTGAGTCTTACAAGATGTCCACAATCCAGTACTACTCCATCGACGTGTTGGCGTTTCTGCTCGCAGTTATCCTGCTTACATTTACTGTTGTTATTTCTGCAGTTAAGTTTCTCTTTCGGAAGATAATTTATGGAAGCAAAGTTAAAAAGGAGTGA
- the LOC133451511 gene encoding UDP-glucuronosyltransferase 2B31-like, protein MYQPALVAFAVLLCSPALVDGGKVLVFPVDGSHWVNMNVIIEELHVRGHEITVLRPSDSWYIKPDSPHYKAITINSSAGFDKEDFESYVMRTLILRRQRASFWTRMSLELDLMTQFYKIHEAILQMVEEMFEDAKLMQSLHDAKFDVFLTDPAIGGGVLLGHRLGLPLVFNVRWTIQGEGHQTIAPSPLSYIPIPGSELTDKMTFTQRVKNVICYIFTRMQLWYVTEQNYKPFVHRHFGSDVHYMELFQAADIWLMRNDFTFEFPRPTMPNVVYMSGFQCQASKPLPKDLEDFVQSSGEHGVIVMTLGTLVAKLPEDFAEEIAAAFAQLPQKVIWRHKGKKPSTLGKNTLIMDWLPQNDLLGHPKTRVFVAHGGTNGMQEAIYHGVPLVGLPLMFDQHDNFFRMEARGVAKVLDIAAVNKDVFLEALKEVLHQPSYREKMKELSSLHRDQPMKPLDRAVFWIEFVMRHKGAAHLRTESYKMSTIQYYSIDVLAFLLTVILLTFTVVISAVKFLWRKIIYGSKVKKE, encoded by the coding sequence ATGTACCAACCAGCCCTGGTGGCATTTGCTGTGCTGCTCTGCTCGCCAGCCCTGGTAGATGGAGGGAAGGTCCTGGTGTTCCCTGTAGATGGAAGCCACTGGGTCAACATGAACGTCATCATTGAGGAGCTTCACGTCAGAGGTCATGAGATCACGGTTCTGCGGCCATCGGACTCCTGGTACATCAAGCCCGACTCTCCTCACTACAAAGCTATCACCATCAACAGCTCTGCTGGATTTGATAAGGAAGACTTTGAGTCATATGTGATGAGGACGTTAATCCTCCGACGCCAGAGGGCCTCATTTTGGACACGCATGTCTCTGGAATTGGATTTAATGACACAGTTTTATAAGATACATGAAGCCATTCTTCAGATGGTGGAAGAGATGTTTGAAGATGCCAAACTGATGCAGAGCCTTCATGATGCCAAATTTGATGTATTTCTAACGGACCCTGCAATTGGTGGGGGTGTGCTTCTGGGTCACCGTCTGGGTCTTCCACTTGTCTTTAACGTCAGATGGACTATTCAGGGGGAGGGGCATCAAACGATTGCTCCTTCCCCACTCTCTTATATCCCCATACCAGGGTCAGAGCTGACTGATAAGATGACGTTCACCCAGCGGGTCAAAAATGTGATCTGCTACATCTTCACACGTATGCAACTCTGGTACGTTACAGAACAAAACTACAAACCGTTCGTCCATCGTCACTTCGGCAGTGACGTGCATTACATGGAGCTGTTTCAGGCTGCAGACATCTGGCTGATGAGAAACGATTTCACCTTTGAGTTCCCAAGACCCACAATGCCAAATGTCGTCTACATGTCGGGATTTCAGTGCCAAGCGTCCAAGCCTCTGCCCAAAGATCTTGAGGACTTTGTACAGAGTTCTGGTGAACATGGCGTCATTGTCATGACCTTGGGTACTCTGGTGGCGAAACTTCCTGAGGACTTTGCTGAGGAAATTGCTGCTGCTTTTGCTCAACTCCCCCAGAAGGTGATCTGGAGGCACAAAGGCAAGAAACCCTCCACTCTTGGCAAAAACACTTTAATCATGGACTGGTTACCCCAAAATGACCTCCTGGGTCACCCCAAGACCAGAGTTTTTGTTGCCCATGGAGGCACCAATGGGATGCAGGAGGCCATCTACCACGGTGTGCCCTTAGTGGGCCTGCCCTTAATGTTTGACCAGCATGACAACTTCTTCAGGATGGAAGCAAGAGGGGTGGCCAAAGTCCTGGACATTGCAGCTGTGAACAAAGACGTCTTCCTGGAGGCGTTGAAGGAGGTTCTCCATCAACCGTCCTACAGGGAGAAGATGAAGGAACTGTCCAGCCTGCACAGAGACCAGCCCATGAAACCGCTGGACCGAGCTGTGTTCTGGATCGAGTTTGTCATGAGGCACAAAGGAGCAGCGCACCTGAGGACTGAGTCTTACAAGATGTCCACAATCCAGTACTACTCCATCGACGTGTTGGCGTTTCTGCTCACAGTTATCCTGCTTACATTTACTGTTGTTATTTCTGCAGTTAAGTTTCTCTGGCGGAAGATAATTTATGGAAGCAAGGTTAAAAAGGAGTGa